The sequence TATGTGATTTATTAATGAGACTCAGTATCACTCTGATTGGTCGTGAGATAGACCATTGTAAACTTGACCAAGACCCCCCTTTTAAGCGATACTGCTACGCTATGAAAAATCCCCCCCTTCGTCTTACGGCGGGTCTTGCTACCGCCGTAATAGCAGTGTTTTTCGCTGCCATTTCACCTCTTTATGGCATCACCGTAACGGTGAGTGCCGATGAGGACAACACCTCCGCTGTCGGCGGAGTGTCACTACGGGAAGCTATCCAGGAGACAGCTGCAAGCGGTACCGTAGATTTTGATATCAGTCTGAATGGAGCGACCATCTTTCTGGTCAATGGTGATATCACCATCAATAAGAACCTGACGATCGATGCCAGTAACCTGACGAATGGTTTGATTGTCGTGCAGGGGAATGACCAGTTTGCCATCAGTGGTGCGAACACCGTAAATATTGAGGGCCTGTCGTTCACTGGAGCTTCGAATACAGCCAGTGGTGGCGCATTCATCATTAGTGGTGGAGCGATTGTCACCTTCACTGATTGCCGTCTGAGCAATCACACGACTACCGTCAATGGAGGTGCTATCTACAATTCATCCTCAACTCTGGTCATGAACAACTGCGAATTGAGCTGCAATGAAGCGCAGGGCGGCAGAGGCGGTGCTATCTATAGTGCTGATGGAGGAGCTGTCACTACATTGAATCAGACAGTTCTTAGGGGAAACTCTGCGAACAATGTGGGTGGAGCGATCCACTCAGGCGGAAACTCCACGATCACACTTACAGAATGCATGTTTTTGGATAACGAGTCCGGTTTTGGTGGGGCGATTAGTCAAAACGTCGGGAGCCTGACCATTGAGCAAAGTTGTTTTGCATACAATAAGGCCAACACCGCAGGGGGAGCCTTATATCTTTTTGGAAGCTTCACGTCCGCAGTGAAAAATACTTGTCTGGTTGGCAATCGTGCCGCTGGTGGAGGCGGGGCCATTGTCTTGGATGATGAGGCGTCGATGAATATTGAAAGCTCAACAGTTGTTAGGAATAAGACTGGAGGGAATGGCGGTGGCATCTTCGTGAATATGAACTGTACACTCAATACTTCTAACAGTGTTTTTGCTGATAATGAAGCTGATGGGAGTACTGATCTTCATAAGAACAGCGGAACAATCAACCGCAGTGAAGTGAACTTTGTTGGTTCAAACCTCGGTGTAGAAACTGAATTTCCTGATGGAGCCCCCAATGGCAATGGTGACTTAGTTGGTACTGAGTTTTCTTCGCTAGATCCGGAGCTGTCGCCACTGGGCTATTATGGTGGGTCTACGATGAGTGTTCATCCACTAGCCGGAAGCCCGCTCCTACAAGCTGGAGGTTCCACGTCATTGGTTAATGATCAACGTGGATATGCACGAGTGACGAATACTTTGTTAGATCTAGGGGCTGTGGAAGGTGGTCCTGTGCTGGTCGTGAGTACCAGTGATGATGAGAACGATGGTGGACTGGGAATTGGCGCCGGCAACTCTTTGCGGGAATGTATCAATGCGGTCAGTACGCCTGGAACGAGAATCGTTTTCAGTGCTGGCGTCAATGGAAGTACAATCCAGCTCACCAATGGGCTCATAAGTACGCAGGATCTTGAGATTGTGATTGATGCCTCTGCCATGTCCAATGGCATCACGATCGATGGAGATAACAACAGCCGGATCTTCACCGCCTCCCAAGTCAGTGCGGATACTACCCTGGCCTTAATCTCGCTGGAGCTGACTCAAGCGAATGCGGGAGCGGTTTCTTGCGGTGGTGGAGCGAAGTTTACAGCTGCTGACAGTACCTTTGGTAGCAATACTAACTTAACAGGTTCAGGTGGGGCGCTCAGCTTTACCTCGGGGAGTTCCGCGGTGATTGACTCATGTGTCTTTGACCAAAATACCTGTTCGCTTATAGGAGGTGGAGCTATTTACGCGAATTATGCGGACCTGCTGATCCTGGAATCCACCTTCAGTGGGAATACGGCTTCGATCACGGGAGAGGCACGAGGAGGAGCCATTTATTCTCTGGTCGCTCCCTTTTATCTGGAGGGATGTCTCTTTTCTAACAATACAGCAACAGGGACCAGTGGGAGCTATGGCGGTGCGGTCTACTACTCCAATGTTCTGAGCTACATTCCGCAAAAGACGTCATTAGTGAGCAGTACCTTTACTGGGAATTCTGCCGCTGCCGGAAGTGGAGGTGCCATCGCAATCAGAGAGACAATCGGTGAACTTGTCTGCAGGCATTTGACGGTAGTTAGCAACAATGCTGATGCTGGTGCGGGTCTCTACGTGGAGAAGAAAGGAACTGCTCTGGATAAGCTAAGTTTTGATCACTGTATTATCGGAGCCAATGTAGCCCCTTTGTTCTCAGATATCCAATATGTTGATGGAGGGGGCTCGGCACTGATTGATACGTCTGCACCCAATTTGGTAGGTGACAATACGACCGCAGAAAGCTTGTTCCCAGCGGGTCCTTTGGTGGGAACCATGATTTCCAAAGTAGATCCGCTCATGGGTAGCCTCGGAAATCATGGTGGAGCCACGCAAACCATTTATTTGGCCGCCGGATCGCCTGCGATTGATGCAGGAAACGAATCTGATGATACCCCGGAACATGACCAGAGAGGCTATGAACGTGTGGTCGGTAGTGCACCGGATCTGGGAGCTTACGAGAACGGACACCGGACAGGGTACACACTCTGGTCGCTGGAAACTATTCCTGTAGGAGAGGATGATGCCTTTAGCGGTAATGCAGAAGACGATACGAATGCAAATGGTGTAGAGTATGCCACTGGGCTATCTCCAACAGCAGTAGAGTCAGGTTCAGTACTCTCCGCCGAGCTGATTCCGGATGGTGGGGGCGGTTACAAAATGAAACTGACCTTTGCGTACGAACCAGATGTTACTGATATCAAGTACGTCATTGAGCGTAACGACTCCGACCTGATGAGCTTTACCTCACGCTACAGCCTGGATATGGACACTGGTCTAGAAGTCATTCCAGGCGGTGCAGATGTCACGGCGACTGTGGATTCCGAAGCCAAGACGATCACGGTCATTGATGGGGATCTCAGTTCCGACAAATACTTCTGGGAGCTTAAGATCGAGCAGCTTCCTTGATGCTTAGTAGCAAAAAATCCCTCAGCAAGAATCATGCTGAGGGATAGATTTATCTGAGGAAATGTGAGAAGAATTACTGCTTATCGTTCTTCGTTTTCTTCCCGCCGTGTTTCGGCTTTGAAGGAAGGTCGCCGGCCTGTTTGGCGGCCTTCTTCTCTTCCTTGCTTAACTTGCCATCGCCGTCAGCATCGTGTTTTTTGATGCAGGCTTGCATGGCAGCCTTGAACTCTTTCTTACAAACCTTGCCGTCACCATTGGTATCGAACTTGCACTTGTCTGGTTTGGTGTCCTTTTCGTTTTGGTCACCATCGGCAAAAGCCGGTACTGCGAGGATTGCTACAAGAGCAATGACTTTTGTTGCTGTTTTCATTTTGGTCTAGGATTTTGAAGACCTGGTATAGGTCCCCAAAAAATAGGGAAATTCCCGAGAAAGAATGGCGTTTCTCGGGAATTTATTACACTCGGGTTTGAAAGCTCATCGTCTGGCAGGCGAATTACTCTCTCATCGAGTTAATATTAGAGATCTTTTGGTTTGTCTCCACCGCGTGGCTTATCGCCTCCACGTCTTTTTCTGTCGTGGTCGCGATGACGGTCGCGGCGCATGAATGGTGCGTGCTCACCGCGTTCACGGAGTGTGGTGCGAGCTGTTTTAGCTTCCTCATCGCTGAGCTTTCCGTCGCCATCAGCGTCGAACTCGGTAAGGACCTTTTGGCGCCACGCTTTCATGGCGGCCTCACGCTCTTCTTTGCTGAGTTTACCGTCTTTGTCGGTATCGTACTTCTCAAGCATGGCTTTGTGCCTTTCTTCACGCTCGGCCTTGAGGGCATTGCGCTCTTCTTCGTTGAGTTTTCCGTCACCATCTTTGTCGAACTTTTTGAGGATGGCTTCAGGGATATCTCTGTGCTTGCGCTCTTTTTTCTTTCCGTCTTCAGCGTTGGAAAGCATTGGCAGGCAGGCAGCTGCGGCTGTGATAAGCAGTATAGATTTTTTCATATTGTTGGTTGGTTGTTTCTCCGGGTGGAGTACTTATAAAACCCCGCAAGATTCTGCCAGTTGCGGGATGCTGCAAAAAAAGTGCATTATTTCGCTGAACATGAAGATTGGATGAAGGCTCTTACTGAGAGTAAATCAGGAGGAATCCAATTTCTTCTTTGATATCCTCATAGTCAGTGGCTAGCTAGGGGCATGGCTGATGACATCATCGGAATTGACCTGGGTACGACAAACTCTGCCGTGGGTGTAGTAGAGAGCGGATTTCCTATTTTGCTGGCAGGAGAGGATGGTTCACGCATCGTACCCAGCGCAGTTTGGGTAGGACAAGATGGTGATGTCGAGGTGGGTAAATCTGCTCTACATAGGCGTGGCGCTGGCGCTCAGGTGGCGACAAGCATCAAGCGCTTCATGGGGAGAAGGTATGCAGAGGTGGCAGATGAAGACTTCTGTGTACCATTTAAGGAGCAACAAGACGGTGTGCCCGCTTTTGAGCTCAATGGTGGTGACTATACAGCTGTGCAAATCAGTGCAGAGATCTTGAAGCATCTCAAGCAGGTAGCTGAAACGCAATTGGAGAGAAGCGTCAGCAAGGCGGTGATTACCGTGCCTGCCTACTTCAATGATGCACAGCGGAATGCTACCAAGCAAGCCGGTGAATTAGCTGGGCTTGAGGTGATGCGAATCGTCAGTGAGCCAACTGCTGCAGCCTTAGCCTATGGCTTGGACAAATTGGGTGAGAAAAGCCGTGTAGCAGTTTATGACCTGGGAGGTGGCACCTTTGATATCTCTGTGCTCGAGTTGCATGAAGGTGTGTTTCAAGTCCTGGCTACTGCAGGTGATACCCGTCTTGGTGGGGATGATATTGATGAAGCTCTGGCTCAGTGGTGCTGGAGTCAGTTAGATACGGGTGAAAGTTTTGATAATCTCGCTAATCAAGAGAGACAGCGATTGTTAGATGAAGCGAAGCTTGTGAAAGAAAAGCTTACTGAGGCTGACAGGGTGGGACTCAGCATTCCATTTTTCAGGGAAAACTTTCATGTGAATTTGGAGATTACCAGGGACACACTGGAGCGAGTGATGAGACCTGTAATCGCAAAGACAGAGGGGCTATGTAGGAGAGTACTTGCCGACGCGGGCATTAAAGATGTTGAGGGAGATCTGAATGCTGTCGTTCTGGTTGGTGGTTCTACGCGTATTCCTGCTGTGAGAGATTTAGTGGGACGTGTTTTCAGGCGAGAGCCAGATTCAAGTCAGCATCCAGACGAGGCGGTGGCGATCGGTGCAGTGATTCAGGGGGGAGTCATGAGCGGAGCTCTGAGAGACATGGTTCTCTTGGATGTGACGCCACTCAGCCTGGGAATCGAAACCTTCGGTGGGCTGATGAATGTCCTGATACCGCGAAATACAACCATCCCGTGTAAGGCTGGTGAGATGTTTACCAATGCCATAGCCAATCAAGAGATGATGCGTGTCCGCGTGCTTCAAGGCGAGCGTGAGATGGCTCGGGATAACTGGGAACTTGGTAGTGTTGATGTGTCCTTTGATCCTGCTCCCAAAGGTCAAGCGCGCGTTGGTGTGCAGTTTTCCATCGATGAAAACGGAATCCTTGAGGTACTTGCTAGGGACGTGAGTACCGGCAAAGATACCGTCCTCGAGATCAATAGTGCTGCCGTCGATGTGGATGACTCAGACGTGGAAAAGATGGTCAGTGAGAGTGTGGATTATGCCTTTGAGGATATGGCAGAGCGTATTTTTACCGAAGCCAGACTGAAGGCCGAGGAACTATTGCCCGCCGTAGAAATGGGGCTGGCACAAGTACAGGATGTCATGGAACCAGCCGAACTGGAAGAAATCCGTTCAGCTGAAGCTGCCGTGAGAGCTGCGCTAGAAGGGGGGGAGCCGAATCCTCTAAAGGCTGCGGTGCAGCGCCTGGACAAGGCGACAGAGCACATGGCGGCCGTCTTGGTGGAGAAAGCCATGGAGGAAGCGCTGATGCGCAAACTCGGCGAATAAAAAGGGAAAAGCTCCCTAGCCCAAGGCTAGGAAGTTTTTCAGAAGTTGAAGGCCTGCGTGCTGGGACTTCTCAGGGTGGAACTGGGTCGCGATCAGTTTGCCGCGGGCCACTGCTCCATCAAAAATCTGGGAGCCGTATTCTGTTGTACAGGCGATCCATTCCTTTTCTTCTGCCTTGGGAAAGTAGGAATGCACGTAATAAAAGTAGGGAAGCTGATCGAGGCCGTTCCACATCGGGTGATCCGGATGAGTGGGTTTGACAGCGTTCCAGCCCATGTGAGGAATCTTAAGTCCAGGCTCCTGCTCAAAGCGTACGTTCTGGCCTTTAAAGATACCTAATCCAGGGGTCTCTGGAGATTCATCACTACCTTCAAAGAGGAGCTGATAGCCCACACAGATGCCAAGAAAGGGCTTGTCCGCAGTGATCCAGTCCTTGATAGATCCGGTCATACCTGAGGCTTCAAGCTTGCGCGCGCAGTCACCAAACTCTCCTTGTCCGGGAAGCACCAGATGGGTGATATCTGTTAGTTCCTCTGGACTGGTGATGAGAACGGCGTCTGCCTCAAGCGCATGAAAGGCATTGAGTACGCTCTGGAGATTGCCTGCTCCGTAATCGATGATACCGATTTTCATGTCAGCTCTGGGAGGCTAGAGAACTTCTTTGGTGGACGGGATGCCTGTCACGCGAGGGTCGTTTTCAGCCGCGTCACGCAGTGAGCGAGCCAATCCTTTGAACAGAGACTCAGCGATATGGTGTCCATCACGGCCATAGAGAACCTCGGCGTGAATATTGGCACGCAGGTTACAGGACACTGCACGGAAGAATTCCTCTACTAGAGAGAAGGGGAAGTTTTGTGCGTCTGGTGTGTTCTCAGGGAAACGAAATTCCAGATGTGGGCGGTTGGAGAGATCGATCACGACTCGGCTCAGGGTTTCGTCCATTGGCAAGTAGGCATGGCCATAACGGCGGATACCTTTTTTGTCTCCAAGGGCAGCCTTGATGCACTCACCAAGTACGATGCCTGTGTCTTCTACCGTGTGGTGGAAATCCACCTCGACGTCTCCATCCACATAAACATCCAAATCAATCAGACTGTGGCGAGAGAAGAGAGTAAGCATGTGATCGAAGAAAGGAATACCAGTTTCGATCTTAGATTCTCCTGTGCCATCTAGATTAAGGCTGAGCTTAATCTTGGTCTCTGCTGTGTCTCGCTGTTGGGATGCTTTGCGCATGATGTGTTGTTTTTACCAGCCGGTTGATTCCGGCTGGTGGTTAGTGGTGAGCGAGAAAGGAGAGACTATTTCTTGTCTTTGCCTTTCCCTTCTTTTTTGCCGCCCTTTTCAGCAGCCTTGGCTGCTTCCTCGGCGGCTTTGCGTGCTTCCTCCTCGGCTTTACGAGCCTCTTCTTCAGCTTCACGCCTTTTCTCCTCTTCGAGCTGCCTCATGGTTTCTTCGGCAGATTTGAGCTTCTCGACGAGGATGAGCTGGTAATCCTTCGGAGGACGAGCTCTTTTAAAGTCCTTAAAGCTGTCCTTGGCAAGCTCGAGTTCGTTCTTATCCAAGTGAGTCATGACAGCATGGAATGCGGCACCTGCGTCCTTTGTCTCTTCACTGCGAAGTTCGGAAATGCGGCCGATCTCCCGGACGAGGACTCTACGCGCGGATTCCATTTCTTTCTTGTGATAGCGGTTCACAGGAATCCAGCGTGTCTCGCTGGCCTTGGCCTCGGCCATGGCTTTTTGGTACTTGTCCTCCTCTGCGGCAAACATGCGCTCAGTACGAAGTCGATCACTATGATCCATGCGCTCGAGAGCGATGTCGCGCTGTTTGACTGCATCGTCAGCATTACTGATCATTTGCTCGAGCTGAGCCTTGTAGGCTGGAAGCATGGAGGCGGCGAGGTCTAGTGCTTTCTCGAAAGCTTTGGTGTGCCTGTATTGCTTTTCCAGGGTCTCGAACTCTCTCATCGCTGAGCTGAAAGCTCGGGACTTGGCGAGGCGGTTCATTTGCTCGTACTTGATGCTGGCATCAATGTTATAGAGATCCATCTGCCTCTCAGCGGGGCTGATGATTTTACCATTCATTTTGATGCCGCCTTCAGCGATGGCTTTCATTTCAGTCTCCAGCTCCGCTTTAATTTCTTGGGCTTTTGGCAGAAGCTTTGACTTAGGGTATTTCTCGATGAAAGGGTTGACGATGTTATCTAGCACTCGCTGATAATCGTCTGCTTCGACCAGATCTGGGGTCGGGGTCAGCTTCTTAAGCTCTTCAAAATCTTGGATAGAAGGGTCGGACTGGATGATATCACTGATATCGCTTTTCTTGACGGTCCTTTCGTCTCTGATGCCCTTGACGACTTCGACACTGAGTACGTATGAGTCACTTTTCTCAGAAATGATATCTGCTTCAAGTTTGGTGCCGTCTTTAAGGACGAACACATCAGCATGCATCGAGCTGATCAGAGAGGTGCTGGCAAGGACAGCAAGTGTGGTGATGGATTTTTTCATGCTAGGTTTTACTTTGTTGATGAAAGTAAGGGTTTATCATCAAAGAGCAACATTCCTAAGCAGGTGTGTAAAGCTAATACTGGCCAGCAGTTCAAGCTGCTGGCCAGTAATTAGTTAGGGGTGAATTTTGGTGGAGGCTATATTAGTTTTTTGGGGCGATTTTCACCCTCATGACTCTGTCTTTAGTCAGGAATTTCTTGGCCAAAGAGTTAATCTCCTCCAGCTTAATGTTTTG is a genomic window of Rubritalea squalenifaciens DSM 18772 containing:
- a CDS encoding choice-of-anchor Q domain-containing protein, coding for MKNPPLRLTAGLATAVIAVFFAAISPLYGITVTVSADEDNTSAVGGVSLREAIQETAASGTVDFDISLNGATIFLVNGDITINKNLTIDASNLTNGLIVVQGNDQFAISGANTVNIEGLSFTGASNTASGGAFIISGGAIVTFTDCRLSNHTTTVNGGAIYNSSSTLVMNNCELSCNEAQGGRGGAIYSADGGAVTTLNQTVLRGNSANNVGGAIHSGGNSTITLTECMFLDNESGFGGAISQNVGSLTIEQSCFAYNKANTAGGALYLFGSFTSAVKNTCLVGNRAAGGGGAIVLDDEASMNIESSTVVRNKTGGNGGGIFVNMNCTLNTSNSVFADNEADGSTDLHKNSGTINRSEVNFVGSNLGVETEFPDGAPNGNGDLVGTEFSSLDPELSPLGYYGGSTMSVHPLAGSPLLQAGGSTSLVNDQRGYARVTNTLLDLGAVEGGPVLVVSTSDDENDGGLGIGAGNSLRECINAVSTPGTRIVFSAGVNGSTIQLTNGLISTQDLEIVIDASAMSNGITIDGDNNSRIFTASQVSADTTLALISLELTQANAGAVSCGGGAKFTAADSTFGSNTNLTGSGGALSFTSGSSAVIDSCVFDQNTCSLIGGGAIYANYADLLILESTFSGNTASITGEARGGAIYSLVAPFYLEGCLFSNNTATGTSGSYGGAVYYSNVLSYIPQKTSLVSSTFTGNSAAAGSGGAIAIRETIGELVCRHLTVVSNNADAGAGLYVEKKGTALDKLSFDHCIIGANVAPLFSDIQYVDGGGSALIDTSAPNLVGDNTTAESLFPAGPLVGTMISKVDPLMGSLGNHGGATQTIYLAAGSPAIDAGNESDDTPEHDQRGYERVVGSAPDLGAYENGHRTGYTLWSLETIPVGEDDAFSGNAEDDTNANGVEYATGLSPTAVESGSVLSAELIPDGGGGYKMKLTFAYEPDVTDIKYVIERNDSDLMSFTSRYSLDMDTGLEVIPGGADVTATVDSEAKTITVIDGDLSSDKYFWELKIEQLP
- a CDS encoding EF-hand domain-containing protein → MKTATKVIALVAILAVPAFADGDQNEKDTKPDKCKFDTNGDGKVCKKEFKAAMQACIKKHDADGDGKLSKEEKKAAKQAGDLPSKPKHGGKKTKNDKQ
- a CDS encoding EF-hand domain-containing protein; protein product: MKKSILLITAAAACLPMLSNAEDGKKKERKHRDIPEAILKKFDKDGDGKLNEEERNALKAEREERHKAMLEKYDTDKDGKLSKEEREAAMKAWRQKVLTEFDADGDGKLSDEEAKTARTTLRERGEHAPFMRRDRHRDHDRKRRGGDKPRGGDKPKDL
- a CDS encoding Hsp70 family protein, coding for MADDIIGIDLGTTNSAVGVVESGFPILLAGEDGSRIVPSAVWVGQDGDVEVGKSALHRRGAGAQVATSIKRFMGRRYAEVADEDFCVPFKEQQDGVPAFELNGGDYTAVQISAEILKHLKQVAETQLERSVSKAVITVPAYFNDAQRNATKQAGELAGLEVMRIVSEPTAAALAYGLDKLGEKSRVAVYDLGGGTFDISVLELHEGVFQVLATAGDTRLGGDDIDEALAQWCWSQLDTGESFDNLANQERQRLLDEAKLVKEKLTEADRVGLSIPFFRENFHVNLEITRDTLERVMRPVIAKTEGLCRRVLADAGIKDVEGDLNAVVLVGGSTRIPAVRDLVGRVFRREPDSSQHPDEAVAIGAVIQGGVMSGALRDMVLLDVTPLSLGIETFGGLMNVLIPRNTTIPCKAGEMFTNAIANQEMMRVRVLQGEREMARDNWELGSVDVSFDPAPKGQARVGVQFSIDENGILEVLARDVSTGKDTVLEINSAAVDVDDSDVEKMVSESVDYAFEDMAERIFTEARLKAEELLPAVEMGLAQVQDVMEPAELEEIRSAEAAVRAALEGGEPNPLKAAVQRLDKATEHMAAVLVEKAMEEALMRKLGE
- the hisH gene encoding imidazole glycerol phosphate synthase subunit HisH yields the protein MKIGIIDYGAGNLQSVLNAFHALEADAVLITSPEELTDITHLVLPGQGEFGDCARKLEASGMTGSIKDWITADKPFLGICVGYQLLFEGSDESPETPGLGIFKGQNVRFEQEPGLKIPHMGWNAVKPTHPDHPMWNGLDQLPYFYYVHSYFPKAEEKEWIACTTEYGSQIFDGAVARGKLIATQFHPEKSQHAGLQLLKNFLALG
- the hisB gene encoding imidazoleglycerol-phosphate dehydratase HisB, whose protein sequence is MRKASQQRDTAETKIKLSLNLDGTGESKIETGIPFFDHMLTLFSRHSLIDLDVYVDGDVEVDFHHTVEDTGIVLGECIKAALGDKKGIRRYGHAYLPMDETLSRVVIDLSNRPHLEFRFPENTPDAQNFPFSLVEEFFRAVSCNLRANIHAEVLYGRDGHHIAESLFKGLARSLRDAAENDPRVTGIPSTKEVL
- a CDS encoding PTPDL family protein, translated to MKKSITTLAVLASTSLISSMHADVFVLKDGTKLEADIISEKSDSYVLSVEVVKGIRDERTVKKSDISDIIQSDPSIQDFEELKKLTPTPDLVEADDYQRVLDNIVNPFIEKYPKSKLLPKAQEIKAELETEMKAIAEGGIKMNGKIISPAERQMDLYNIDASIKYEQMNRLAKSRAFSSAMREFETLEKQYRHTKAFEKALDLAASMLPAYKAQLEQMISNADDAVKQRDIALERMDHSDRLRTERMFAAEEDKYQKAMAEAKASETRWIPVNRYHKKEMESARRVLVREIGRISELRSEETKDAGAAFHAVMTHLDKNELELAKDSFKDFKRARPPKDYQLILVEKLKSAEETMRQLEEEKRREAEEEARKAEEEARKAAEEAAKAAEKGGKKEGKGKDKK